A stretch of the Streptomyces sp. NBC_00078 genome encodes the following:
- a CDS encoding response regulator transcription factor has product MSDPTEANAEPTEPTAAGGAGERHVRVVLVDDHRMFRTGVQAEIGRTDETGVEVVGEAADVDQAVTVIAATRPEVVLLDVHLPGGGGVEVLRRCAALMADAEQPVRFLALSVSDAAEDVIGVIRGGARGYVTKTITGTDLVNSVFRVQEGDAVFSPRLAGFVLDAFASTDAPPVDEDLDRLTQREREVLRLIARGYAYKEIAKQLFISVKTVESHVSAVLRKLQLSNRHELTRWATARRLV; this is encoded by the coding sequence ATGAGCGACCCGACCGAGGCGAACGCGGAGCCTACTGAGCCGACGGCTGCGGGCGGCGCGGGCGAGCGCCATGTGCGTGTGGTCCTCGTGGACGACCACCGCATGTTCCGTACCGGCGTCCAGGCCGAGATCGGCCGGACCGACGAGACCGGCGTGGAGGTCGTCGGCGAGGCCGCCGACGTCGATCAGGCGGTCACGGTCATCGCCGCGACCCGCCCCGAGGTGGTCCTTCTCGACGTCCATCTTCCGGGCGGCGGCGGGGTCGAAGTGCTGCGCCGCTGCGCCGCGTTGATGGCCGACGCCGAGCAGCCGGTCCGCTTCCTCGCGCTGTCCGTGTCGGACGCGGCGGAGGACGTGATCGGCGTGATCCGCGGCGGTGCGCGCGGCTATGTCACCAAGACGATCACCGGCACGGACCTCGTCAACTCCGTCTTCCGCGTCCAGGAGGGCGACGCCGTCTTCTCCCCGCGCCTGGCCGGGTTCGTCCTCGACGCCTTCGCCTCCACGGACGCCCCGCCGGTCGACGAGGACCTGGACCGCCTCACCCAGCGGGAGCGGGAGGTGCTGCGGCTCATCGCACGCGGATACGCGTACAAGGAGATCGCCAAGCAGCTCTTCATCTCCGTGAAGACGGTCGAGTCCCATGTCTCCGCGGTCCTGCGGAAGTTGCAGCTGTCGAACCGGCACGAGCTGACCCGGTGGGCCACGGCGCGACGGCTGGTCTGA
- a CDS encoding C40 family peptidase encodes MAAHRKPSRRSLSGSSARTAFTIALAGAATATGFDGTGHAAPELTPAQVKAKADKLYQEAEAVTEKYNGAKEKADTAEQRLSTLRDEAARKTDKLNSAREALGSMAAAQYRDGGLDPALQLALSNDPDRYLEGAEFVDRAGTRQAAAVAGVRKQLREIEQLRGAARIELAALKSRQAELKRYKETITGKLAAARRLLARVPAAERARLGLGEDGGTRASRSGPGTGTGLEAPGSATAEAPGSRAAAAVSYAYAKLGSPYVWGATGPGSFDCSGLVQAAYRSAGISLPRTTYAQIGSGRRVSRSELAPGDLVFFYSGISHVGIYVGNGQMIHAPNPSAPVRLAPIDEMPFAGATRVA; translated from the coding sequence GTGGCAGCGCACCGCAAGCCCAGCCGGCGCTCGCTCAGCGGCAGTTCGGCCCGGACCGCGTTCACGATCGCGCTGGCGGGCGCCGCGACCGCGACGGGCTTCGACGGGACCGGGCACGCCGCACCGGAGCTGACTCCCGCGCAGGTCAAGGCGAAGGCGGACAAGCTGTACCAGGAGGCGGAGGCCGTCACCGAGAAGTACAACGGGGCGAAGGAGAAGGCGGACACCGCGGAGCAGCGGCTGTCCACGCTGCGGGACGAGGCGGCACGCAAGACCGACAAGCTCAACTCGGCGCGCGAGGCGCTGGGTTCGATGGCCGCAGCGCAGTACCGCGACGGCGGCCTCGACCCGGCGCTGCAACTCGCGTTGTCCAACGACCCGGACCGCTACCTGGAGGGAGCCGAGTTCGTCGACCGGGCGGGCACCCGGCAGGCGGCGGCCGTCGCGGGCGTACGGAAACAGCTGCGGGAGATCGAGCAGCTGCGCGGGGCCGCGCGCATCGAGCTGGCCGCGCTCAAGTCCCGGCAGGCGGAACTGAAGCGGTACAAGGAGACGATCACCGGGAAGCTGGCAGCGGCACGGCGACTGCTGGCTCGGGTCCCGGCTGCGGAACGCGCTCGCCTCGGCCTCGGCGAGGACGGAGGCACGCGTGCGTCACGGTCCGGCCCGGGTACGGGGACCGGCCTGGAAGCGCCCGGTTCCGCGACCGCCGAGGCGCCCGGCTCCCGTGCCGCGGCCGCCGTCTCGTACGCCTACGCCAAACTCGGCAGCCCCTATGTGTGGGGCGCGACCGGCCCGGGCTCCTTCGACTGCTCGGGCCTGGTCCAGGCCGCCTATCGCTCGGCGGGCATCTCCCTGCCCCGCACGACCTACGCCCAGATCGGCTCGGGCCGGCGTGTCTCCCGCTCCGAACTGGCCCCGGGCGACCTCGTGTTCTTCTACTCCGGCATCAGCCATGTCGGCATCTACGTCGGCAACGGCCAGATGATCCACGCCCCGAATCCGTCGGCTCCGGTGCGGCTGGCGCCGATCGACGAGATGCCGTTCGCCGGCGCCACCCGGGTGGCGTGA